The window ATGTTCAGGGAGATATTTTGATAAGACTTCACTCATTATTACAAATTTATTTATTTTTGGTAGAAATGCTATACATTTAGAATATGATTGAGGAAATAAAAATATATTATGATGAATTAGCATCCACTTACGACCAAAACAGGTTTGGAAATTCCTACGGCACCTACATCGACATACAGGAAAGAGCCTATTTAAAAAAGTATTTGCCTCACCTCAGCTCGGCTAACATTTTGGATTTAGGCTGTGGAACGGGAAGATTTCTGGACCTGGCAAGCCACGGAGTAGATATCAGTCCAAAAATGATTGATGTCGCAAAACACAAGTTTCCGGAAAAAAACATCAATTTAGGCAGTGTTTCAGATATTCCGCACCCTGATACTTTCTTTGACATTATATTCTCTTTTCACGTTATAATGCATTTGGACAAAGTCACTGTGCATGAATTCCTTAAGGAATCACATCAAAAATTAAAAAAAGGCGGGAAACTAATTTTTGATTTTCCTTCTCAAAAAAGAAGAAAACTTTTCAATTATAAAAAAACAGGCTGGCATGGCGCCAATGCTCTTTCAATAAAAGATATCGAAAGTCTTATAACTCCAGACTGGACCATAAAATATTACCGGGGAATCCTTTTTTTTCCTATCCACAGATTTCCTTCTTCAGCCCGACCTTTATTGCAAAAAATAGATGCCTTTTTTTGCAAATCCTTTCTCAAAGAATATTCTTCCTACCTCGTCATCGAATTAGAAAAAGCTCAACCAAGTGAAAAAACTTATCCCAACCGCAATAAAACTAAAATTCAGGGTAATTAAAAGACATATTACCGATTTAAAATTTATCTCTAAGAATCGCTTTGCCCAAAAAAGACCACAAGAAAATATATCCGGTTTCTCTATCACAATTAAACAGGAAATAAAAAAAGGAACCCATTTCGACAACAAAATCCACAATCTAAAACTGGCCTCGAAAGCAATCAATCAAGTCTGTATTTATCCTGACGAACTTTTTTCTTTTTGGAAAATAGTGGGAAATCCTTCCGAAAGAAACGGTTTTAAAAAAGGACGGAATATCGTAAACCAGAAAATTTCTGAAGAAACGGGCGGCGGACTTTGCCAACTTTCCGGAATTATTTACCACACGGCTCTCCTAGCCAATTTAGAGATACTGGAAAGGCATAACCATTCTGTAGACATCTATTCCGAAGAAGAGCGATTCACTCCCTTAGGGGCAGATGCCACTGTGGTTTATGGTTATAAAGACCTTCGGATTAAAAACAACAATCCTTTCCCTATCCAATTCAAAATCGAAATCCAAGGTTCCTATATTAGTTGCTCCCTAAACAGCCCAAAAGAAATTGAAGAGCACCACGTGACTTTCAATACCATTGATAAAGGCAGGAAAATTGAAGTGGTTACTTTTATAGAAAATAAAAAAGTGGCAATTTCTTTCTACAACAAATTAAGGAGTTGAGGAAGATACCTGAAGGACTTTTCCGTTATAGAACTTATTCCCTTTTAGAGTAAAATCATAAATATAATCTGCCATTTCTTTTGCCGAAAGTGGTGCCTGATAACCCGGGAAAGCTTCAGCAAGCATTTCGGTCTGGACAGAGCCTAACGCCAATACATTAAAAGAAATGCCTCTTTCTTTATATTCTTCAGAAAGCAGTTCAGAAAGCGTAATAACAGCACCTTTACTGGAACTATAGGCAGACAGTCCGGCAAATTTCATACTTCCCTGAATGCCGCCCATACTGCTAATTGTCACTACATGGCTTCCGGATTTTAAATAAGGCAGTGAGATTCTTGTCAGCGAAGCAACGCCAAAAACATTTACCTTATAAATCTGCTCAAAATCTTGCGTAGATGTTTCTGAAAAAGGTTTTAACAACAACGCCCCTGCATTATGAACGATTGCATCAACCTGTTTCCATGCAGAAGAAAGGAAATTTTCGATTTTAGCCAAATCGGCTTCATTCGCCAGGTCAACAGAAAGACAGGTAATATTTGGATTTTCTATTAATGCCTTTGGTGTTTTTCTGGAAATGGCCAAAACCTGATGACCTTCGTTTGCAAATAACAAAGCCAGTTCATAACCAATTCCTCTGCTTGTTCCTGTTATAATGATATTTTTCATTTCAATTTTAAATCGCAAAGCTATCTTTGCATTATAAGTTATACTTTTTGATATATAGATCTCTTAAATCTGCATAATTCTTTTAATCTGTGGCTAAATAAAATCCGCAACCGAAGCCTATCGTTCAAAACAAACGTATCATTAGCCATTAATTATTTTTCAAAACTATTTCTTTTTTTGGAAGAATGGGTTGGTTTTAGCTAAAATAAAAAATCCTGCCATTAGTCTTTCAAAATATATCCCTGCACTCTCCTCCATAGAACCATTTTTTAAGCTTTATGGTGAAATTTACGAGAATCATCCTTTTCTTACATTCTCAAAATGCCACCAAAATTGTTGAATTCCACACTTTTTTGGAGCAAATTCCACACTTTTACACAGATTCCCCATATTCCACAATAATTCAAAACATAAAAATACCATTGATTTACAGTTATTTACATATAATTCGCATTACTTTCTCAAAATGGCACATTTCTTTCTATTAACTAATCGAAAAAGAAACACAGCTATTACCACAAAAAAAATTGTTATGAAAAAGATTTTAGTATTAGCCGCATTAATATTGAGTTTTGGAGTAAACGCTGCGGCATCAGATAAAACGATAAATGAAATTTCCCTAACCCAGGAAAAACAATATAAACCTATTGAACCATCTGCTATTCCTGCTGATGTTTTAAAAACCATCAGTTCTAAATATGGCGGATATACAATAAAGGAAGCGCACGTTGCTAGCGACGGAGAATACAAGCTGGTCCTATCAAAAGATGACAAGACCGTTACTGCTTATTTCACGGCTACAGGTGAGTTTATAAAAGAAGCATAGTTTAAGTTAAGTTTGTTGAAGGAAGAATTTATAATTCTTCGCAATATAAAGGAGATGTGGGGGCATCTCCTTTATTGTTTTATATTATAACATATATTAACATTTAAAATTCGTTTAAAATTTTAAATTTGTGAAAACATTTATACCCCAATATGAGCTCGAAAATTTTGGTGATTGATGATGACACGTCTTTTTGCGTAATGCTGAAAACCTTCTTGCAAAAAAAAGGTTATGATGTTACCAACGCTTTCAATGCGAAAGAAGCTGAAGAAGCGATACGAAATCAAATTTTTGATGTTGTCCTTACTGATATCCGATTGCCTGACAGTGATGGTATTCAGATATTAAAATATATAAAAGAAACTTCTTTTAAAACCCAGGTCGTCCTAATGACCGGTTATACGGATATTAAAACAGCTGTCAGCGCGATGAAAATGGGAGCTTACGATTATGTAGGCAAACCTATCAATCCTGACGAAATTCTCCATACTATAGAGCAGGCCTTAAAAAAGAGACTTGAAAAGCCGGAACAGCCTGTTACCGAAAAAAAAGAGAAAAAGGAAACTTCCTCTTCCGATTTTGCTTTTGTAAAAGGCGGCAGCTCGACATCCAATCAGCTTCATGAATACATCAGTCTTGTTTCGCCAACCAACATGTCGGTACTCATTATTGGTGATAGCGGTACTGGAAAAGAATATATTGCCCACACCATTCACACACAGAGCAAACGAAAGGACAAGCCTTTTATTCCTGTTGATTGTGGTGCCATTCCTAAAGAACTTGCTTCAAGCGAATTTTTCGGACACATAAAAGGTTCCTTCACAGGTGCCATTAATGATAAAACGGGACATTTTGAAGCAGCAAACGGCGGTACATTATTTTTAGACGAAGTAGGAAACCTTTCCTATGAAGTCCAGATTCAGTTGCTTCGTGCGTTACAGGAACGAAAAGTAAAACCGGTGGGAAGCAATCATGAAGTCAAGGTTGATATTCGTGTTATTGCTGCTACCAACGAAGACCTTTCAGAAGCAGTCAAGCGAGGTGATTTTCGTGAGGACCTTTATCACAGGCTCAATGAATTCTGCATTCAGGCTCCAAAACTGAGTGAAAGAAAACAGGACATCATGGTTTTCGCTCATCATTTTTTGGCTTTGGCTAACGACGACCTTGAAAAAAACATCGAGGGTTTTGATGACGAAGTCATTGAACTATTCATGAATTATGACTGGCCGGGCAACTTACGTGAGATGAAGAACACCATCAAACGTTCTGTATTATTAACGAAGAGCAATTCTGTTCCTATTGACGTTTTGCCACAGGAAATGCGTTCTGCCATTGAGCAGGAAAACGCTATTCCTTATTATTCGAAAGAAAATGAAGAATCGGCTATACGCTCAGCTTTGGAAAAAGCAGGCTTCAATAAAACCAAAGCGGCTAAATTGCTGAATATCGATAGGAAAACGCTTTATAACAAATTGAAATTATACAGTATCGACCTTTAGTTTTTTTAGTTACTGAGCGACTTAGTATCTCGGCAACTAAGTACTTAAGCACACTATTTGACAAGCTAACTTCAAATCTACCTAAGAAATTCATTTTAGACGCGGATTTAAGGAAATCTATATCAATTATAAAAGGTGTGAAAAGCTCGTTTTCTATAACTTCCTATTTCGCAAACAAAACACACGACCTTAGTAACTCAGAACCTTAGCAACTTAGCATCTCTTTAACTAATTTCCTTTTCCAATTCAGAAATAAGGACTGATAATTTTTGGAAAATAATTGCTACATACTTTTCCATTTCTTCCTTATCATATTCCAAACTCTGGTCTTCTATTGGTTCTAAGAGGTCTGAAATTGAATATACTTCCATTTGTTTCAGCATCGGAATCATTTTATGGGCAACTTCCGACATCCTTTTCAGGTTCATTTCACAGGTGGCTTGTCGCAACGCTTCGGTGTTTTCGGAAACGCTGGTGATAAAAGTATCCACAATTAATTTTAAAGAAACCGGATCGTTTTGGGTAAACTTATTCAGACTAGACAAATCAAATAATTTTTCATCTTTCCTTGCTTCTGCTACCTGAACAGCAACATCTACAGGCTTTCCATTAAATATGGATTTCATAAGCAGCAACAACTCTTCCAGACGCAATGGTTTTGGATGGAATGCAGTAAATCCTTTGCTTGTAAAATCTTCAGGATTAAGATTTCTTTTACCAGATAAGGCAATTACAGGAATAGCTGCTATTTCCGGATTATTGTTATTGCGAATAATTCTCACTAATTCAAATCCGTCAATATTAGGCATCTGTATATCGCTCAGGACAAGGTCAAATTGTTCGTGCTCCAACAGATTTCTCACTTTGGCTGCGTCAACCAGTGTAGTCACTTTTACTGGATAATTCGCGAAAATTTCTTTCATCAGCGAAAGCTGCATCGCATCGTCATCAACAATCAAAATTCTTTTGTCTTTCAAAAATTCCGTTTCCGAATCCAAATTTGGAACCCCAACCTCAACAGCTTCAGCTTCCGATTTTATGGCCGGAATCGTAATCGTAAATATGGAACCTTTATTTTCTTCACTATCTACCACTATATCTCCATCTAAAAGCTGTAGCATTCTTTTCGCAATCGTCAAGCCAAGACCAGTTCCTCCAAATTTCTTTTCTATTCCGGCATGCGCTTGCGTAAACTCTTTAAAAACCGCTTTTTGCTTGTTCTTTGCAATCCCGATTCCGGTATCGATTACAGAAACAACAATGGTAGCCGATTCTACCCTGGCATGAACCTCAACAGATCCTTCCTGGGTGAATTTTATAGCGTTTGAAATCAGATTGGTCAAAATTTGCTTCAACCTGTAGGGATCAGATATAAAATTGTCATCCAACACTTCTTCCACATCCCAATTGAGCTCGATTCCTTTATTCTCTGCATTCGGCTCTAACGGCTTGCAGGTACTTTCAATCAGGTCTTTAAAATTAAAGCTGACTTTCTCAATATTAATGCGGTTGTTTTCCAATTTGGAGAAATCCACCAAATCATTAACCAGCTTTAATATATAATTTGAAGAATGTTTTATATTATCTAAGTATTGTAACTGTTTTGGATTAACATCGGTATTTTTTAACAGGTCTGAAAAACCGATCACGCTTCCCAATGGCGTCTGTATATCATGCGTAACGGTAGCCAAAAGCATCATTTTACTTCGCAACAAGTCTTCTTTTTCAGCATTAAGGGCTTCAAGCTGGTTTCTGTAGTTTTGGTTTATGGTAAGGTCTCTTATTATTATATAGCCAAAAACAATCAGGAGACAGAATGTTATGGCACCAACCCATGCAATAGTTTGGATTGTATTATCAATAGCCCGTTTGGATTCATTAATTTTTGCATATGATTTTTCCAACATCTGCTTTTCTAAAGAAGAAAGTACGGTTCGGAGCTGGTCGGAAATATATCGGTTTTCATCAAGCATTTTCTGCTCCTTTCCCACTAATTCATATTGCTTATCAATTTCTCGTGAAGCTTCTTTCCTTATCGCTCCTTGAATAGCCATAGTAAGTGAATCATTGGAAAGCGGCAGTTTGCTCAAAGAGTCCAGCTGTTTTTTCGTAAGTACTTCATTTAAAAACGAACGGTACTGCTGTCTTCCCGAAAACTGCACCGGTTTTATTTTTTTGACCAATGAATCTTTAGTGTAATATACCTTTCTTTCGGCTCTTTTATAGGTTGCCCTCGTATCGAGATATTTCCTGAATTCTATAATTTCATTGATACTGTTTTTCTTTCTCTGCAAGAGGTATTGAATCGTATCCAGCTTAGGAAGCTGTGTTTTATCCGCTTCTGATTTTATAGCTTCAATTTCTAATTTTATACTGTCAAGCAGTTTGGTATATTCATTAAGATCTGCCTTAGAACCTGTCAATATTGAGTTTCTCCCCACAGTTTCAGAAGCATATAAACTGGCAATTGCATTACTGACACGGATTACCTTTTGGCTGTCTGCATTGGCATTATTACTGGGAGTGGCAATTTTTAGGATTTCAGAATAGATAAACCAGACCGACAAAGCGGCTATTACAAAAAGCAACAAATACCCTATAATAACTTTTACTTTTAAAGATCTCGGTTTCTGACTCATGAGGATAAAGATAGTATTTTAAAATAATTTGTTAAAAAAAAATCCAGCAGAAACTGCCGGATTTTTTTAACGTCAAAATTTGACAAATTTATGCATTCAGAATACTTCTTGAAATTACGATTCTTTGAATTTCTGAAGTTCCTTCATATATCTGGGTGATTTTTGCATCACGCATCATTCTTTCTACATGGTATTCTCTAACATATCCGTTACCACCATGAATCTGTACCGCTTCAATAGTAGTATCCATTGCTGTTTGAGAAGCAAACAATTTTGCCATTGCTCCTGATTGTGAAATGTCTTGTCCCGCATCTTTTTCACAAGCTGCTTTCAGGCAAAGCATTTCTGCAGCACTGATTTGCGTTGCCATATCTGCCAGTTTAAAAGCAATAGCCTGATGCTTGGAAATTTCTTTCCCGAAAGCTTTTCTTTCTTTTGAGTATTTCAATGCCAGTTCGTAAGCTCCGGCTGCGATTCCAAGTGCCTGAGAAGCAATTCCGATTCTTCCCCCATTCAATACTGCCATTGCAAAATTGAATCCGAAACCTTCTTCACCGATTCTGTTTTCTTTTGGAACTTTCACATCTGTAAACATTAAAGAATGTGTATCAGATCCGCGAATTCCCATTTTTTGCTCTTTCGGACCAATTTCAAAACCAGCCCATCCTTTTTCAACAAGGAAAGCATTAATTCCTTTATGTCCTTTTTCAATATCGGTTTGAGCAATTACAATATAAGTAGAAGCTGTAGCTCCGTTAGTAATCCAGTTTTTTGTACCATTCAAAAGGTAATGGTCACCTTTGTCAATTGCTGTTGTTTTTTGAGAAGTCGCATCACTTCCGGCTTCCGGCTCAGAAAGACAGAAAGCTCCTATTACTTCACCTTTAGCCAAAGGCACAAGGTATTTTTGTTTTTGTTCCTCATTGCAGTATTTCTCTATACCTGCACAAACAAGTGAGTTGTTCACAGACATTACTACTGCTGCCGAAGCATCTACTTTTGCAATTTCTTTCATTGCCAAAACGTAAGAAACGCTATCCAATCCGGCTCCACCATATTTCGGGTCAACCATCATTCCAAGGAAACCTAAATCGGCCATCATTTTGACCTGTTCTGTTGGGAATTTTGAATGTTCGTCTCTTTCAATTACACCTGGAAGCAGTTCTGCCTGAGCAAAATCTCTTGCCGCTTGCTGAATCATCAGATGTTCTTCGGTTAGTTTAAAATCCATAATTTTAAAGGTATTATTTGCCGTTTTATTGTTTTTGTGCGCCCAAATGTAAATATTAAATATCAAATTTTCAATAAGATTGCCTAATTTTGGCGCTATGGCTAAAGAAAACTATAACGTTATCGGAGTTATGTCAGGCACATCCTTGGATGGTATTGATCTGGCCCATATAATTTTTAGTCGGTTGGAAAACCGCTGGCACTATCAAATTGAGGAAACCAAGGCAGTTCCTTATACGGAAGACTGGGTTTTCAGACTAAAAAAAGCAGTAGATTTTTCACCAGAAGAACTCGAAAAACTAAATACAGATTATACCTTATTATTAGGTAATGTGATTTCTGATTTTATCGCAGCAAATCAGTTGGAAAATCTGGATGGTGTATGTTCTCACGGACATACAATCCTGCACCAGCCCCAAAACGGTTTTACCTTGCAGATTGGAAATCTTCCGGAAATAGCAAAACTTACCAATCAGAAAGTAATCTGCGATTTCCGCGTACAGGATGTGGAATATGGCGGACAAGGAGCTCCATTGGTTCCAATTGGTGACCGTTTCCTGTTTCCCGAATATGATTTTTGCCTGAATCTTGGCGGCTTTTCCAATATTTCCTTTAAACAGGATGATAAAAGAATCGCATTTGATATTTCTCCTGTCAATACGGTACTTAATTTTTATGCCGACCTATTAGGTTATGAATATGACGACAAAGGAACGATTGCGCGAAGCGGAACTATTTCTGAATTGCTATTACAGGAACTTAACAACATTGATTTTTATGCTCAGGCCTATCCTAAATCCCTAGGCTATGAGTTTGTAAAAACAATCATACTGCCTATGATGGAAAGACATAACATTTCCATAGAAGACAAATTGCGGACTTTTACAGAGCATATCGCTATACAGACTTTGTTAGCCGTTCCTAAAAAAACAGGAAGACTTCTGGTAACCGGAGGTGGCGCCTATAATGAATTTTTACTCGAGAGAATGGCCTTCCATTTACCTGAAATGAAATTCGAAGTGCCGGATGACAAAACAGTACAATATAAAGAAGCGCTGATTTTTGCCTTGCTTGGCGTTTTAAAACTGCAAAATGAAGTGAATGTACTGGCTAGCGTGACCGGAGCCAAACACGACCACAGTTCAGGAAAAATATTCCTGCCATAAACGGAATTTCTAAAACTTTGCGCATTGATGCTTTTAAAACTATATTTGCAAACCAATAAAAAACAACATACAAATAATACAATATAATGAAAGATTTACTTAAGAAATTTGAGAATAAAGAGCCTGAAATAATATTCAACTGGAAAGATTCCGAAACTGAAGCCGAAGGGTGGACAGTAATCAATTCGCTTCGCGGTGGTGCTGCCGGAGGTGGAACAAGAATGAGAAAAGGACTTGACGTGAATGAGGTTCTCTCTTTGGCAAAAACCATGGAGGTAAAATTTTCAGTTTCAGGGCCGGCAATTGGCGGAGCTAAATCCGGTATCAATTTCGACCCGAACGACCCAAGAAAAAAAGGCGTTTTACAAAGGTGGTATAAAGCCGTTTCTCCTTTATTGAAAAGCTATTACGGAACCGGAGGCGATTTGAATGTTGATGAAATCCACGAAGTAATTCCAATGACTGAAGAATGCGGTGTATGGCACCCACAAGAAGGAGTTTTCAACGGACATTTCAAACCAAGCGAAGCTGATAAAATCAACAGAATCGGACAATTGCGTCAAGGTGTTGTAAAAGTTATTGAAAATCCTATCTACTCTCCTGATGTAAACCAAAAATATACAGTAGCCGACATGATTACCGGTTTTGGTGTTGCGGAAGCGGTGCGTCATTTCTATGACATCTACGGCGGAAACATCAAAGGTAAAAAAGCCATCGTTCAGGGATTTGGAAATGTTGGTTCTGCCGCGGCTTATTACCTGGCTAATTCAGGAGCGAAAATCGTGGGTATTATCGACAGAGATGGCGGAGTTATCAACGAAAACGGTTTTACTTTTGAAGAAATCAGAAATTTATTCGTTAATAAAAACGGCAACCAGCTTGTAGCAGACAATATGATTTCTTTTGCAGAAATCAATCAAAAAATATGGACTATCGGTGCTGAAATCTTCACTCCGTGTGCTGCTTCAAGATTGGTTACTCAAGAGCAATTAGACAATATGGCGGCTGCCGGATTGGAAGTGATTTCATGTGGTGCCAACGTTCCATTTGCTGATAAAGAGATTTTCTTTGGCCCGATTATGGAAGCTGCCGACAAAAAGATAAGCCTGATTCCTGATTTTATTTCAAACTGCGGAATGGCAAGGGTATTTGCTTATTTCATGGAGAAAAAAGTACAGATGACAGACGAAGCTATCTTTAGCGATACTTCTGAAACCATCAAAAATGCAATCCAGAAAGCGCATGACCTGAATGCTGACAAGAAAAACATCAGCGCCACTGCTTTCGAAATTGCCCTAAAACAGTTGGTCTAATTATTGATAGTATTCAGATAACATTTTTTCGATAATTACGTTATCTTTATCAAGCATAATTCGCAAAAACTATGAATGTCACCCTTTCTGACGAACAAAAAAAATCCTTAGCCATCACAACAGCTTTGTTTGCGTTGCTGCTATTGCTTTTGTTTCTGATCAAATTTGCTACCGAGGAAAGAATCCAGGAACTTGCCGGAGGCGGAGGTGGAGGTGTGACCGTAAATTTTGGCGATAGTGAGTTTGGTTCTGGTGCTGATTATACCAGTGAGGTTTTAAAAGTAACCCAAACGACAAAGTCAGCACCACAGCCAACAGCCAGTTCACAGGAAGACATTTTGACGCAAGACTCTGATGAGGATGCTGTTTCTGTTACCGAAACAAAAAAGCCTGTCAAAACAGAAGTCAAAAAACCTACTACTACTCCGGTTGAAGTCAAAAAACCATCCAAATCCACAAATGATGCACTTTCCAGCATTTTGGGTGGTGCCAATAAAGGCGGTGATGGTGACGATGGAATATC is drawn from Flavobacterium lindanitolerans and contains these coding sequences:
- a CDS encoding VanW family protein, with protein sequence MKKLIPTAIKLKFRVIKRHITDLKFISKNRFAQKRPQENISGFSITIKQEIKKGTHFDNKIHNLKLASKAINQVCIYPDELFSFWKIVGNPSERNGFKKGRNIVNQKISEETGGGLCQLSGIIYHTALLANLEILERHNHSVDIYSEEERFTPLGADATVVYGYKDLRIKNNNPFPIQFKIEIQGSYISCSLNSPKEIEEHHVTFNTIDKGRKIEVVTFIENKKVAISFYNKLRS
- a CDS encoding acyl-CoA dehydrogenase gives rise to the protein MDFKLTEEHLMIQQAARDFAQAELLPGVIERDEHSKFPTEQVKMMADLGFLGMMVDPKYGGAGLDSVSYVLAMKEIAKVDASAAVVMSVNNSLVCAGIEKYCNEEQKQKYLVPLAKGEVIGAFCLSEPEAGSDATSQKTTAIDKGDHYLLNGTKNWITNGATASTYIVIAQTDIEKGHKGINAFLVEKGWAGFEIGPKEQKMGIRGSDTHSLMFTDVKVPKENRIGEEGFGFNFAMAVLNGGRIGIASQALGIAAGAYELALKYSKERKAFGKEISKHQAIAFKLADMATQISAAEMLCLKAACEKDAGQDISQSGAMAKLFASQTAMDTTIEAVQIHGGNGYVREYHVERMMRDAKITQIYEGTSEIQRIVISRSILNA
- a CDS encoding hybrid sensor histidine kinase/response regulator, translating into MSQKPRSLKVKVIIGYLLLFVIAALSVWFIYSEILKIATPSNNANADSQKVIRVSNAIASLYASETVGRNSILTGSKADLNEYTKLLDSIKLEIEAIKSEADKTQLPKLDTIQYLLQRKKNSINEIIEFRKYLDTRATYKRAERKVYYTKDSLVKKIKPVQFSGRQQYRSFLNEVLTKKQLDSLSKLPLSNDSLTMAIQGAIRKEASREIDKQYELVGKEQKMLDENRYISDQLRTVLSSLEKQMLEKSYAKINESKRAIDNTIQTIAWVGAITFCLLIVFGYIIIRDLTINQNYRNQLEALNAEKEDLLRSKMMLLATVTHDIQTPLGSVIGFSDLLKNTDVNPKQLQYLDNIKHSSNYILKLVNDLVDFSKLENNRINIEKVSFNFKDLIESTCKPLEPNAENKGIELNWDVEEVLDDNFISDPYRLKQILTNLISNAIKFTQEGSVEVHARVESATIVVSVIDTGIGIAKNKQKAVFKEFTQAHAGIEKKFGGTGLGLTIAKRMLQLLDGDIVVDSEENKGSIFTITIPAIKSEAEAVEVGVPNLDSETEFLKDKRILIVDDDAMQLSLMKEIFANYPVKVTTLVDAAKVRNLLEHEQFDLVLSDIQMPNIDGFELVRIIRNNNNPEIAAIPVIALSGKRNLNPEDFTSKGFTAFHPKPLRLEELLLLMKSIFNGKPVDVAVQVAEARKDEKLFDLSSLNKFTQNDPVSLKLIVDTFITSVSENTEALRQATCEMNLKRMSEVAHKMIPMLKQMEVYSISDLLEPIEDQSLEYDKEEMEKYVAIIFQKLSVLISELEKEIS
- a CDS encoding anhydro-N-acetylmuramic acid kinase — protein: MAKENYNVIGVMSGTSLDGIDLAHIIFSRLENRWHYQIEETKAVPYTEDWVFRLKKAVDFSPEELEKLNTDYTLLLGNVISDFIAANQLENLDGVCSHGHTILHQPQNGFTLQIGNLPEIAKLTNQKVICDFRVQDVEYGGQGAPLVPIGDRFLFPEYDFCLNLGGFSNISFKQDDKRIAFDISPVNTVLNFYADLLGYEYDDKGTIARSGTISELLLQELNNIDFYAQAYPKSLGYEFVKTIILPMMERHNISIEDKLRTFTEHIAIQTLLAVPKKTGRLLVTGGGAYNEFLLERMAFHLPEMKFEVPDDKTVQYKEALIFALLGVLKLQNEVNVLASVTGAKHDHSSGKIFLP
- a CDS encoding sigma-54-dependent transcriptional regulator, with amino-acid sequence MSSKILVIDDDTSFCVMLKTFLQKKGYDVTNAFNAKEAEEAIRNQIFDVVLTDIRLPDSDGIQILKYIKETSFKTQVVLMTGYTDIKTAVSAMKMGAYDYVGKPINPDEILHTIEQALKKRLEKPEQPVTEKKEKKETSSSDFAFVKGGSSTSNQLHEYISLVSPTNMSVLIIGDSGTGKEYIAHTIHTQSKRKDKPFIPVDCGAIPKELASSEFFGHIKGSFTGAINDKTGHFEAANGGTLFLDEVGNLSYEVQIQLLRALQERKVKPVGSNHEVKVDIRVIAATNEDLSEAVKRGDFREDLYHRLNEFCIQAPKLSERKQDIMVFAHHFLALANDDLEKNIEGFDDEVIELFMNYDWPGNLREMKNTIKRSVLLTKSNSVPIDVLPQEMRSAIEQENAIPYYSKENEESAIRSALEKAGFNKTKAAKLLNIDRKTLYNKLKLYSIDL
- a CDS encoding class I SAM-dependent methyltransferase gives rise to the protein MIEEIKIYYDELASTYDQNRFGNSYGTYIDIQERAYLKKYLPHLSSANILDLGCGTGRFLDLASHGVDISPKMIDVAKHKFPEKNINLGSVSDIPHPDTFFDIIFSFHVIMHLDKVTVHEFLKESHQKLKKGGKLIFDFPSQKRRKLFNYKKTGWHGANALSIKDIESLITPDWTIKYYRGILFFPIHRFPSSARPLLQKIDAFFCKSFLKEYSSYLVIELEKAQPSEKTYPNRNKTKIQGN
- a CDS encoding SDR family NAD(P)-dependent oxidoreductase, whose protein sequence is MKNIIITGTSRGIGYELALLFANEGHQVLAISRKTPKALIENPNITCLSVDLANEADLAKIENFLSSAWKQVDAIVHNAGALLLKPFSETSTQDFEQIYKVNVFGVASLTRISLPYLKSGSHVVTISSMGGIQGSMKFAGLSAYSSSKGAVITLSELLSEEYKERGISFNVLALGSVQTEMLAEAFPGYQAPLSAKEMADYIYDFTLKGNKFYNGKVLQVSSSTP
- a CDS encoding Glu/Leu/Phe/Val dehydrogenase dimerization domain-containing protein yields the protein MKDLLKKFENKEPEIIFNWKDSETEAEGWTVINSLRGGAAGGGTRMRKGLDVNEVLSLAKTMEVKFSVSGPAIGGAKSGINFDPNDPRKKGVLQRWYKAVSPLLKSYYGTGGDLNVDEIHEVIPMTEECGVWHPQEGVFNGHFKPSEADKINRIGQLRQGVVKVIENPIYSPDVNQKYTVADMITGFGVAEAVRHFYDIYGGNIKGKKAIVQGFGNVGSAAAYYLANSGAKIVGIIDRDGGVINENGFTFEEIRNLFVNKNGNQLVADNMISFAEINQKIWTIGAEIFTPCAASRLVTQEQLDNMAAAGLEVISCGANVPFADKEIFFGPIMEAADKKISLIPDFISNCGMARVFAYFMEKKVQMTDEAIFSDTSETIKNAIQKAHDLNADKKNISATAFEIALKQLV